A region of the Selenomonadales bacterium genome:
GTACTCTCACGCAAAAAGTAAGATTTAATTTTACGGGATTCTGCGCCCAGGCCTCTTCCAAAGAACAGAATTAGGGAAGTTGTGCGGAGTGGCGGCGCACTATTTTTATATTTTTTTGCCGATATAGAAAACATATCCATAATACTGTTTATACTTTGAATACAATCCCGCCTCATACGTCATATTCGCAATAAAAGCCTCTACGGTTTTATTTCCAGTATATTTTTCCAAAAGTGCTTTTCCTGCTGCTTCTCGCGGAATAAAATAATTATCCGTCCAGCATTTTTCAGGCAATGTAAATGCGGCAACGGGAATATATCCCGATTTTTGCATTATTAAAATGTTATGCCCTATTGTGCTTATTTCAGGAACAGCATCAACCCACCACTTTTCAATTTCCTCGGGGCGTTCATCGGTAAACCACGACTCATATGTTACGGCAATATAGCCGTCTGATTTGAGGAAGTCCTTCCAATAGTTCAAGCCTTTTTCAAAACCAATATTGGCAATAGCCCCTTCAGACCATATAAGGTCAAATTCTTCTTTTTGGAAAGAAAGATTTTCCATTGAGCCAACAATGCCATTTACTCTTTCTTGGAAATTTAATTCTTTGGCATTTTCGTTAAGAGCATTAATAAAATCAGGGAAAAAATCAACACCAGTGATATTCCCAGTGATATTTTGTGCGAGAACCATTGTTTGCCCACCAGTTCCACAGCCCAAATCTACTACCCGTGAAGTTTTATTAAGATTATCCAGAAAACTTAATGCCTTAATAGTTATTTCAGGACTACCAGGCCCTTGCCGTTCCAATCCTACATGTAGTTCACAAATTAAGTTTAAGTCAAAATCATGAATTGATGTTTGTTCATTTACCATCTTTTACCTCTCGATTCGGTATAATATAGATACTGGTCACTGGTCATATATCTCAAAGCGCACACAAAAACCCTTCATTTATTATACCGCTA
Encoded here:
- a CDS encoding class I SAM-dependent methyltransferase; this translates as MVNEQTSIHDFDLNLICELHVGLERQGPGSPEITIKALSFLDNLNKTSRVVDLGCGTGGQTMVLAQNITGNITGVDFFPDFINALNENAKELNFQERVNGIVGSMENLSFQKEEFDLIWSEGAIANIGFEKGLNYWKDFLKSDGYIAVTYESWFTDERPEEIEKWWVDAVPEISTIGHNILIMQKSGYIPVAAFTLPEKCWTDNYFIPREAAGKALLEKYTGNKTVEAFIANMTYEAGLYSKYKQYYGYVFYIGKKI